DNA from Elgaria multicarinata webbii isolate HBS135686 ecotype San Diego chromosome 8, rElgMul1.1.pri, whole genome shotgun sequence:
CCATACCTGGGGAGGAATGCAGCACCATTGTAAGTAAGACAGCAAGGTCTTGGATAGGGATACAGGTGGGCATGCATCAGAATTGTGCCTGCAAGAAAGGAAAGTCAAGGAAAAGagttctcatctacaccaaaatgcataaaaaattaCTAAGAATACCTTCAGCTGTGGAGGTTGTGGTGGCACCATTGTCAACATATCTATTACAGTGGACAGACAAAGAGGAAAGTAGATGGACAAGGTGACACaatggttttctgttgcatttgcaggACATATCatgtagcacagtggttcccaaactttttcatgtaaccgcccccttgattccacaaactcatgcccagtgccccctgccctacactataaaaattgtTAtgcagaatagcggttttcaacgacccactaaggaagataataacaataaaattcacaacagtaacaattaattgaatatttattcaaaatccaattacatttttttagtttattcaattaaacataattgatgaacttgatccagtgatatcatccttccaaagtctgatagtcatttagcaagaatattagatatcacatttagtaactagggtagagtacctcactattctgtaaattcttaatgtgatggatgggcttgatgaagggataccagtttcccaatgtgtagtttaaagtcacttaacttgagtcttaaatcaccatgtttagtaatctggagtcgatttctttgcttggagagaagtaggcagaccacactaaaaccacattccaccaaataggatgttggaaattcaaccaggagcttctgaaccactctccatagcacAGGacagcaatcagaaatttccttctgtaaccaaaactccttgtacgatttcttaaactttggctccAGCTCAATATCATTCTGTAGCttaattggcccctttaaatgggaagcacctgtctcaggcttactgagggagggaggaaaaagagagcgaacgtctctgttttgcagctggcggggcggggcacaccatacagggtatgtctcttcattagcgttttggtgcttttgaaacatttcaattcaccgttaaaaggactcttcttaaacggtattaatacctgtgtggattcttccctgtatggcttgggaccaaactaccttctcccataaaaatgtccctaggttttaagaccttctggagaggcgcttctcggaaaagtccACCTCGAGCGCTCCCCTGACACCCCTTTGCTGccaccttgcctcttaatgcccccctatgcaatcccacccaccccaagggggcggtaccactcactttgggaaccactgatgtagcatGTCTGGGACATAAAGTGGTTCCATTGCCAGACTACTACATTTGCAAACAATGCAATCCATAAAAATCTGTCATGGTGGCATGCATGTAGAGGTTCCTGCACTGTGCTCATGGAGTGATACAAGGGCAACAGAGGGCAACAGGGGCAATGGACTAAAAAGACAGACTCGAGATAAGACAAACTGTGCTACGGAAGGGGGGTTGTTAGTAAAAGTTATGAAATTGTAGGTGTTATACATTTCTCTGTTTAGAAATAATACAGAAATTTTTCAGAAACAATGTAAAAAAGATgagctcctttccctccccctcagcttgtctgtgtttatttatttcaaatatttttgtaCTGCTTTTTGAGGCAAACTCCTCTTCAATGCATTTAACAaaactaaattttaaaatgctaatacaaaatacaattaactaACTTTTAAATTCCCTTCTTCACATTCGCCTTTCATGCTCCAGCCTTGCTCTCTAAACAACTCGCCCTCCCACAAGAACCTATGCCCTGTGCATTTAGGGAACCGCTGCTGCATTAGTCTTACGAGAAAGCTGGGGTGCTGCCATGGCAGAGATGAAGAGATACTGAACAGGCTGCAACACCGGGACCAAGCTGAGAGTGGGATGGAACCCACAGGTTTGAGAATCACTGACCCACAGTTTGAGAATCACTGTCATAGAATGCTACCTGTGCTGCTTGCCCgtgccttcccttttcttttttggacactTATATCTCACCtaatcattgggggggggggaagtgatatATAGCAGAAATGCACTCAATAAAAGCTGTACAAAAAAAAGCCCACGGAGGGCAAAGAATGAAatagacagaaaaaataaataaaattataatggaAACAATGTACTTGAACGTAGCTTATCAGATTAAGACTCCAGGAATAAAATAAAGTCTCCAGCAAATGTCTAAACAAGTGACTAAAGTAGAAAAGCACTTTGCCCAATAGGTAGAGTTTTCTATGAGAATGATTCCTTGCAAGGTTGCAGAGGCTGCTGCATTGTCCTATGTCTTCCTATGGGCAGGTATATTGACCCTGCGGTGAGATACTGTTCTATGTTTCCCAACGAGCAAGAATGGTTTTCCTTCGAGATATACTCTCCTATGGATCCCGGTTggaaagtgctttgcaatggatctctatgggcaaatatggtttctctattgataattctgtcctatggatccctatgggtaagggcttttcaatggatccctaggggaaatatggtttctctatggacaattctgtcctatggatccctttgggcaagcgctttgcaatggatccctaggGGAAATATGTTTTCtgtatggacaattctgtcctatggatccctatgggcaagtgctttgcaatggatccctatgggcaagtatggtttctctatgaacaattctgtcctatggatccctatgggcaagggcttttcaatggatccctaggggaaatatggtttctctatggacaattctgtcctatggatccctatgggcaagcgcttttcaatggatccctatgggcaagtatggtttccctatggacaattctgtcctatggatccctatgggcaagcgcttttcaatggatccccatgggcaagtatggtttctctatggacaattctgtcctatggatccctatgggcaagcagttttcaatggatccctatgggcaagtatggttgctttatggagaattctgtcctatgtttccctaaatGCAAAtggtttgcaatggatccctatgggcaagtatggtttctctatggagaattctgtcgtatggatccctatggacaagcactttgtaatggatccctatggacaagtatggtttctctacggagaattctgtcgtatggatccctatggacaagcactttgtaatggatccctatgggcaagtatggtttctctatggagaattctgttgtatggatccctatggacaagcactttgtaatggatccctatggacaagtatggtttctctatggagaattctgttctgtttccctatggacaagcgctttgcaatggatccctatgggcaagtatggtttctctatggagaattctgtcccattgttttctatggacaagtggtttgcaatgaatccctatgggcaagtatggtttctctatggagaattctgtcgtatggatccctatggacaagcactttgtaatggatccctatggacaagtatggtttctctacggagaattctgtcgtatggatccctatggacaagcactttgtaatggatccctatgggcaagtatggtttctctatggagaattctgttgtatggatccctatggacaagcactttgtaatggatccctatggacaagtatggtttctctatggagaattctgttctgtttccctatggacaagcgctttgcaatggatccctatgggcaagtatggtttctctatggagaattctgtcccattgttttctatggacaagtggtttgcaatgaatccctatgggcaagtatggtttctctatggagaattctgtcctatgtttccctatggacaagcgcttttcaATCCCgaggggcaagtatggtttctctatgggcaagtatggtttccctatgggcaagtactgtcctttgttttagtacgtcccaaGGATTTGGTTTGAAGGCGAGCGCGCGGACTGAGATTCGCTTTTACTCTTCACACACCCCCAGCGTGCGCGAGGAGGGCGGACAGGCGGCCAGCCAGCCGGCCGGCTAGCATTCACCCCCTCCCATTTCTCGTGCGCGCTCGCTGATTGGGCAAGTGTTTTCCTtttgcctcccacccacctctcCGCTGTCCCGCTTGTATTCACCTGATTGGTGGATACGCACGCGCGGGCtccgttccccctcccccttcccctcaggGTAGGGGTTGGAACTGCTCCTAGCCAAGGCCCGGCAGTCGCTTGTCATCCCTCGAGGGGCTCGTTACTCACTCTGGCCGTTGAGCGCCGTCGCGATGAAGCCGCTCCGTTTATTGTGGCCCTGGTAGTGCTGACCTCCCTTGACTGGAATATGGCCGCGCCTCTACCCGCGGCTGCTGCCTGGCTCATGGCGGGGCCGGGGGGAGGCGGCGACAGGGAGACGCGGGTCCTGCCGCGGTCGccgttgctgctgccgctgctgctgggtATCCTCCTCAGCCGGTGCCTCGGAGAACAGCCCCcgcgctccgccgccgccgccgccgccgcctccttgtTGCCCGGCGCGTCCGACTCTGAGGAGACGGTGATTATCGGGTTGCGGCTGGAGGACACGGACGACGTATCGTTCATGGAGAAGGGAGTGCTGCGAGTGAGTGAGAGGACCCATGTCAAGCTGCGGGTCTATGGGCAGAATATCAATAACGAGACCTGGTCCCGCATTGCCTTTACTGAGCATGAGCGGTGGAGGGATGGAGAAGGCAGGCGGCCGCCGGCTGAGCAAGAAGATGGCCCGGCTCCCGTCGGCTCTACCTCGCCGGTCCCACAACGCTGCGGCATCCGCACTTCGGACATCATAATCCAGCCGCACATCACTCTCAACCGCCGCACCTCGGGTATAATCGAGATCGATATCAAGCCCTTGCGCAAGACGGAGAAGAGTAAGTCCTACTACCTCTGCACCTCCGTGTCCTCTCCAGCTATCCTAGGGGCCCCGGGGAGCTCAGCTGGGGGCAGCAGTGGCGGAGGGAGTATTATTGGCCCTGATGGAGGGCCTTGGACTGAGACTACTTGGATTTATCATGATGGTGAGGATACCAAGATGAttgtgggggaggagaagaaattCTTGCTTCCCTTTTGGCTTCAGGTCATCTTCATCTCCCTCCTCCTGTGCCTCTCAGGCATGTTCAGTGGCCTCAACCTGGGACTTATGGCCCTCGACCCTATGGAGTTGCGTATTGTGCAGAACTGTGGGACGGAAAAAGAGAAGAACTATGCCAAGCGCATTGAGCCTGTGCGCCGCCAGGGCAATTATTTGCTCTGCTCCCTACTCTTAGGCAATGTGTTGGTCAACACCACGCTTACCATCCTGCTTGATGACATCGCTGGTTCCGGACTGGTGGCCGTGGTGGTCTCCACCATCGGTATCGTCATCTTCGGTGAGATCGTGCCACAGGCCATTTGTTCCCGGCACGGCCTTGCTGTAGGCGCCAACACCATCTTCCTCACCAAGTTCTTCATGATGATGACCTTCCCGGCTTCTTACCCAGTCAGCAAGCTGCTAGACTGTGTCTTAGGGCAGGAGATTGGTACTGTCTACAATCGTGAAAAACTACTTGAGATGTTGAGGGTCACTGACCCTTACAATGACCTGGTCAAGGAGGAGCTGAATATCATTCAAGGGGCACTGGAGTTGCGTACAAAGACGGTGGAGGATGTAATGACTCCGCTTCGGGACTGCTTCATGATTACTGCTGAGGCTGTGCTTGATTTTAACACTATGTCTGAGATCATGGAGAGTGGTTATACCCGTATCCCTGTCTTTGAAGGTGACCGCTCCAACATTGTGGACCTTCTTTTTGTTAAGGACTTGGCCTTTGTGGATCCTGATGACTGCACCCCACTCAAGACTATCACCCGTTTCTATAACCATCCGCTGCACTTTGTCTTCAATGACACCAAGCTTGATGCCATGCTTGAAGAATTCAAAAAAGGTGGGCAGGTGGTGATTGGTGATGGGGTTGGGAAAGGGAATGCAAAAGGGAGCTTTAAGGGCTAGGGACTTGattaatttttaaagctaaaactGAAATTCCAGGGATGCTGAATTCTGTGCTTGATATCACACTGGATGAAATTGTAGAGTAGCAAACTGATCCCATTCAGTTTTTTTCTTGGTAATCATAGGCTTTGATCTGCTTATTTCTGTGTCTGTTGTATTTCTATTGATGAACTGATTTACAGATTATTCAGTAGCCAATTTGTATACAGATGTGATATGGAATCATGTCTCTCTGCTGTAGGCATCTTTCTGATGTGCCTTGTTTTTATGTGCACACTTTGGTTTATGAACATTCTAAAATATGTTATGGACAAGTGTCACATGAAATAAGGGAAGTTTATGTGCCCAAGTCACATGTTTGTGTCCAAAAGGCATTTACAAATGTGTAGGCAAAAGTATTGAATCACATATTTGTAAGTGTAATACATAGTCAAGTGTTGTTTGTCTGGAAATTATATAGATTCTAATTCATAGATTTTggaagctatttttaaatttcaGCTTTTtccctttaaaccagtggttATTGGATTTACATATAAAAAATATTATGTCTATTTTATGTAAGAAAAAACCTCAAGAAATAATAGTCACATAGCAGAAATTCCTATATGGAAGACATAAAAATTATCATGTGGACATAGATGAGGGCTTCTTACTCCCTTCACACATGCTCTGAGACTATGACTCTCCAGTGTATACACCATATGTACTTGGAGCCAAACATCTGTATATAATCATTTTACATTACAATCTATATATGGGTTTTAATCTAATTCTCACATAGAACTGCATTCTGTGTGAGAATTTTTGTTGTAACATGTGAATTAGTTTCTTATACGTACACTGTAAAATACCATTGGTTTACAATTATTGTGGGTAATTATGTTCTATTTTTGATAGCTATGTATACACTCCAGTACTTCCAACAGGAAAGTTGGAGTATTTCCCACTGGTGGTGGTAACCACCTATGGTAAACACTGGTGATGGCTGTACTCTTAGGTAGAGTGACGTAGCTGCCTAAGGCAGCTGAgttggatgtcatgaaagggcagcagatTATTCATAATTTAGTTTATTATTGTTGTACTCATACTGCCAGGAAGGTGAAAGGTGCTTTTCAGGTTTTCTGCCTTGGGTGCCAAAATAACTCACCAGGCTTGTACTATGCACTTTGACTTTGTGGGAAGCGTGGGGGTGAGGCTCCATTTGGTGCTTTGTTCTGACTGAGTCTAATGATGGATACTTTTAAAGAACATCTTGGTCCATATGAGTTGTATGAATTTTGCCATAATATgctcttgttttattatgatctCTGAAAACTACTGAGGACACCCTCAAATTGATATGTTTCTCAAACTTAGTCATTCTTGGTAGTTGCCCATCAGTTATGGAtagaatgaccatatgaaaaggacagggttccagcatctttaacagttgtgatgaagagggaatttcagcaggtgtcatttgtatgcatgcagcatctggtgaaattccttcttcatcacaacagttaaagctgcaggagtcctgccctcttttgcagagTGACCCaatacaaaagatggcagagctcctgcagctttaactgttatgatgaagagggaatttcaccaggtgcttcatcactgttaaagatacaggaggtcaccctagttatggaGCTTCTTCTCACTGCAGACTTGCCAGTTCCAAGCATCTTTGAAGCATTTTAAACCTACTTGTTGGACTGGCCTTTGGAGCTTTGGTTAAGTTGGGAAGGCCTAGTGAAAGATGCACTGTTGCTCTATTTCACCGATTTTTATGTGTGCTAAGCACCCTGAGCCTTCAGGTTACAGCAGGCTATTCATctaaagaaataaatttgttttcaaAGTTTCACAGACTTGAATGTAGTCTGCCCCACTTCCCATCTTCAGAGTTGCATTTGCTCTACGTCTTGGGTAAACAGGGTAGTGCTTTTCTCAAGGTAGTTCCTGTACTGAAACTGAACTTTTGCACTCAGGTTTCTGATTTCTAGGCAGTAAACTCTGCTGGTTAGATTCAGAGCAATTCTGACTCACTAAGATTTGGCTCTCTACCCTAgcttttttcatttaaaagtaACTTATCTTTGACTTGACTGTAAGTTCTGAAATATTTTGATTCACACAATTAATGAGATATTTTCGCTGGTAAAATATCCCCAGAAACCTTTTATTTGCATCCTGAAGTCACCTGATCCATTGTGGATAGCCATTTTCTGGAGAGAAAAGAGATTTGTGATCTAGGTTGTTTGTTGTAAATTTGAGCAGATTGAATTACAAACTGTAATTCTAAAGCTGTTAGATGTTAATATTATTTTCTAGAGATTACATTAGTCTGAAAAGCTTATGGAGGAATAAATGTGTCATTCCTTCATAAAATAAAGATTTCCTAAATCTCATTTTTGTGATACAGTATTATCTGTTGCGATCCCCTTTATATACATCCCTTAGACAAAAAAATCTCAATTACATTCTTCATTCCCTTTCTAACTGACCTccccttgagcaaatctgtatctCGTTGACTGGCAATAATGTACTGctctggttgcaaaatttgctTTGGCTACAAGTAAGTTAAGAGCTAGGCATAAAAACCGTTTATAAGTATCATAATGGGGAtctggaaatctttttttttggTCCTTTATATGTGTTGGCCTAGTACCCATTATGCTAATGTGATTTTGCATCTTTATATTTTCGTAtttttgtttactatttttattctattttaaactcactgttgttattgcatttacattAGCTCATCTTCTTGTATTTTAACTTTCTAATTatatcaaattgtgatggcttatcgcctttagcaataaagatttcattcattaattcattcataCAGTATGGGGTGAAGCCCTTACTTGAATGGGTTAGAATGTGATGAAATATTTTCTCTACATAATTTCCAGGTTTGTTACCAGAGCTGGAGATATTACTTTCCTTAAATGGAAAGTCAGATGGCTTTTAGAGGGTTGTTGTCTAAAAATGTACCTTGGTGTCATATATTAAATTGCTATCATTCCTGTCTTATCACGGTGTGCATGTGGGAATATACCTGTGCTTCTGCATTTGTGATTTTTGCCTAGTATTAGGCAGGGATGCTTGAACAAAAATCCCCTGGTACAATATCTTTGCAAGACACTCTTTGCAAATTCCCATTCATGTTTTTTCCCTCTCAAGTTATTAAGTTAATGTGATAGCTCTTTATTTCAGTACCAGAAATAAATGTCCTCTATACTTTTCCCAACTTCAAATAATCCTCACTGAGGTAAACAGAGTGTTGGGCTGCCCCTGCAGGGTGAATTTTGAAAGTGGCACCTGTTTGCTCTGAAACCCATACCATATCGACGAGGTATaggattaatttttaaaaagcaaatattcTTTCCTTCCAACCAGAATGGAAATATACAAGAACAAGAGCCTGCTGCAAGTTTAACATTCAGTGCTTTAAGGATTAATAATATGAGccattaaaagtatattaaaaagtGATTGACATTTAGAATTACTGGGTATGTGCTCCTGACTGGTTTGAGGAGAGGAATTAGTATCTTTGTACTTTATAGTTTATGGCTATTTTGCTGCTACATCACTAATAATTTGAGTGTATTTAACATATGGGCTGAAATGACAGAAAGAGAACTGTAGCACTTGCCCAGTCCAATCAATCTTAGTGTTATGAATAAATGCATGCTTTGAAAAAACACAGAGAACAGTGGTTTTCAAGCTATGGGGCTATTCCCTCTTTTTGAGAGGGAGGGTAGAAGACCTCCAAGCGAGTCGTGAACTTAGAGAGAACAGGATAGGATCCTGCAGTAGGTAAAGCCTTAGACACTTTCTTCCAAGTACCAAGATAGAGCATTGCTAGATGCAAATCATGGAAGCTATAGAGAAGCAGGGAACATACAGGAGTTTCTGACCACAACTGTTATTCTCCTCTGTCCAGTTGATTTTAGAAAGGGAATCTGGGTCTGCTCTGTTCTAGTCCTCTTCTAATGCCAGGTTTGGATTAGTGTCCCACACATACAGCAGTATGTGAGAATCCTATGTACTTGCCTGTCAAGGAGATGACATGGGTTGCTAGGCTGAGAAGGGTGCCTGCATTCTAAAGTTTGAGAAACACACTAGATTATAAGAAGAActttacttgctgttgttccccgcctcgatcagaatggagaggcgggttagaaataataataataataatactaataatactaataataataataataataataatttctttgagTGATAGGCACtaatgattgtaagctgctctgggagcctttttggctgaggtgtgggataaaaatactataaataaataaataaataaataaaatgaagacttGAATAAGCAGCCATGCTATCAAATTCCATTTCTTGTGGTCACAGTGACCTCATTCGCACAACATGATAAGCCTTGGCGGGTTGCAAGCCTTGTTTGtgtcactgtgggttgttttgatgtCTGAACCCTGTGTGGAGGCTTCactgtggtttgttaatcacaaccAAGTCACCCTTggcttgttgttgtgttgtgagggtggcttgttttcagagtagcttctcatgatgtgcaaacctagCAGCGTGGCTTTTTGGTATGAGCTACGGAGAtacctggcaagagcagtgaaaaagCCGAATGC
Protein-coding regions in this window:
- the CNNM2 gene encoding metal transporter CNNM2 → MAAPLPAAAAWLMAGPGGGGDRETRVLPRSPLLLPLLLGILLSRCLGEQPPRSAAAAAAASLLPGASDSEETVIIGLRLEDTDDVSFMEKGVLRVSERTHVKLRVYGQNINNETWSRIAFTEHERWRDGEGRRPPAEQEDGPAPVGSTSPVPQRCGIRTSDIIIQPHITLNRRTSGIIEIDIKPLRKTEKSKSYYLCTSVSSPAILGAPGSSAGGSSGGGSIIGPDGGPWTETTWIYHDGEDTKMIVGEEKKFLLPFWLQVIFISLLLCLSGMFSGLNLGLMALDPMELRIVQNCGTEKEKNYAKRIEPVRRQGNYLLCSLLLGNVLVNTTLTILLDDIAGSGLVAVVVSTIGIVIFGEIVPQAICSRHGLAVGANTIFLTKFFMMMTFPASYPVSKLLDCVLGQEIGTVYNREKLLEMLRVTDPYNDLVKEELNIIQGALELRTKTVEDVMTPLRDCFMITAEAVLDFNTMSEIMESGYTRIPVFEGDRSNIVDLLFVKDLAFVDPDDCTPLKTITRFYNHPLHFVFNDTKLDAMLEEFKKGKSHLAIVQRVNNEGEGDPFYEVLGIVTLEDVIEEIIKSEILDETDLYTDNKTKKKVAHRERKQDFSAFKQTDSEMKVKISPQLLLAMHRFLATEVEAFGPTQMSEKILLRLLKHPNVIQELKYDEKNKKAPEYYLYQRNKPIDYFILILQGKVEVEAGKEGMKFEAGAFSYYGVMALTASPVPLSLSRTFVVSRTELLAAGTPAENKSPPRSCGLNHSDSLNRGDRIDAVTPTIGNSNSQLNSFVQVYVPDYSVRAISDIQYVKISRQQYQNALMASRMDKTPQSSDSETTKIELTLTELHDGLPDEMANLLNEQNCVTHNKSNHSMHSEGAI